The proteins below are encoded in one region of Sphingobacterium sp. R2:
- a CDS encoding TolB family protein encodes MKKLFCIAVQLFTLLIVSSCSKDSVENGNGSSTYPAALKGTIYYDWATEGVLKMSLPDGVGGSFIPDDSKLNNFDISRDGKWKLTAVNASTLGQYDVKFTISAMNSGNIVEEFIYNSPAGNSYCKGYLSPDNSLILVTSNDFQDGVTILKRNGEFVARIVDINGERLGFNESRVWLPGNNIVLTHGKYIIKIAPPYNSGALVKEMNYQDWGKLTVNQAGTQFALNIGNHIYTMDVDGNNLKQVTSSNFKESMPAFSPDGKYLLIGTNYRSTGTLGYLWDLKIIPNDGKQHDVGLETNSASEVLPVIWKGKDRIESADGQMIWR; translated from the coding sequence ATGAAAAAGTTATTTTGCATAGCCGTACAGCTATTTACTTTATTGATTGTCAGCTCTTGCTCAAAGGACAGTGTGGAAAATGGTAACGGATCGAGCACTTACCCCGCTGCATTGAAGGGAACGATTTATTACGACTGGGCGACTGAAGGGGTGCTGAAGATGAGCTTACCCGACGGCGTCGGTGGATCTTTTATACCAGACGACTCAAAGCTGAATAATTTCGATATTTCACGCGATGGAAAATGGAAACTAACCGCTGTAAATGCAAGCACATTAGGCCAGTACGATGTAAAGTTTACGATCAGTGCTATGAACAGCGGAAACATCGTCGAAGAATTTATTTATAACAGCCCTGCTGGAAACTCCTACTGCAAAGGCTACCTATCCCCCGACAACAGCTTAATCCTGGTAACGTCAAATGACTTTCAGGACGGGGTGACCATTTTAAAGCGAAACGGCGAATTTGTCGCACGTATTGTAGACATTAATGGTGAACGGCTGGGCTTCAACGAATCGCGGGTATGGCTACCAGGAAATAACATTGTCTTGACACATGGAAAGTATATCATAAAGATTGCTCCCCCTTATAACTCCGGAGCCTTGGTGAAGGAAATGAACTATCAGGACTGGGGCAAGCTGACGGTCAACCAAGCGGGAACACAATTTGCACTCAACATCGGCAACCATATCTACACCATGGATGTAGACGGAAATAACCTCAAGCAGGTCACTTCAAGCAATTTTAAAGAATCGATGCCAGCATTCTCACCGGATGGAAAATACCTATTGATTGGTACCAATTATCGGTCTACGGGAACACTTGGATACCTATGGGACTTAAAAATTATTCCGAATGATGGTAAGCAGCACGATGTTGGTTTAGAAACCAATAGTGCTTCCGAAGTCCTTCCTGTCATCTGGAAAGGAAAAGACAGAATTGAAAGCGCTGATGGACAGATGATTTGGCGGTAA